Genomic DNA from Burkholderia plantarii:
GGTAGCGCACCGTGTCGCGCATCACGAGCGCGGCGCGCAGCTCGTCGACGCTCATTTCCAGCCCGGCGCTCCACTCGAGCAGGGCCGCGATGGGCGGCGAGAACGCCTGCTTGCCGATCCGCCCGAACAGCTGCCGCCAGCCGCGGCCGCCGTCGCCGCCGAGGATCAGCACCTTCCACAGCACCTCGCAGGCCTCGTCCACCATCGGCGGCGCGCGCTCCACCACCGAGGCGACCGCGCCGTCGAGCAGCGCCGCCGCGTGCTGGAGCCGCTCGCGCACGGCCGCCGAGGGCCGCGCCGGCCCGGCGCTTTCGTGCCAGACGCCGACCCGCAGCGGGGCCAGCGGCTGGCGGCGGTAATCGCCGAACGGGGCCGGCACCGTGTCGGGATCGTGGCCGTCCGGGCCGCTGATCAGCTCGCCGAGCAGCGCGACGTCGTCCACGCCGCGCCCCATCACGGCGAACGACGAGCACAGGTGGAACAGGCCGGAGCGGTCCTGCGGGAACTGGCCCGTCAGCGGCACGCGCCACTGCGTCGGCTTCAGGCCGTACACGCCGTTGAAGTGGGCCGGCACGCGCACGCTGCCGCAGGCGTCGGAGGCGAGGCCGCCCGGGCTCATGCCGGCGGCGATCGCGGCGGCCTCGCCGCCGCTGCTGCCGCCCGCCGAGCGGTCCGGATGATGCGGATTGAGGGTGCGGCCGTGCAGCAGGTTGTCGGTCTCGAACGCCATGCACATCTCGGGCACGTTGCTGAGCCCGAGCGCGACGGCGCCGGCGTCGAACAGCCGCTGCACCACGGTGGCGTTGGCATCGCTGGCCTTGCCGTGCAGCTCGCGCACGCCGCGGCTCGGGTGGAAGCCGCGCACGTGGCAGGCGTCCTTCAGGGTCAGCGGCACGCCGTGCAGCGGGCCGTGCAGCCGGCCGCGCCGCAGCGCGGCGTCGGCCGCGTCGGCCTCGGCCAGCACCTGCCGGGGCGCGGCCGGCTCGATGATGGCGTTCAGGCGCGGATTGCGTTCGGCGATGCGCGCCAGATAATGCTCGGCCAGCGCGCGGCTGCTCAGGCGGCCGCGCCGTTGCAGGCCGACCAGTTCCCGCAGGGGCAGGGTATCGATGGGGATCATGGGCATCGTCACAGCTTGCGCAGCAGCGCGTTGGGCAGGTGGTACATGGAACGCGTGACGCGACGCATCACGGCGATCTTCCAGGCCGGCAGCGCGGCCACCGCCTCCAGCGCCTCGCGCGAGCGCGCCAGCACCTCGTCGATGGTCGCGGCGCTCACGGTCAGCGGCGGGTAATAGCGCAGCACCGGCCGCTCGGCGCGCTCGTTCATCGAGTGGCCGGCATGCACGTTGCGCTTGCCCAGCTCCATCGAGAGCAGCGATTCGTAGACGGCGCCCTTGAGCCTGAGGCCCGTCATCAGGCCGATGCCGGGCACGTCCTCGATGATCCGCGGGAAGCGCCGCGCCAGCGCCATCAGCCCCTGGCGCAGCTGCAGGCCGCGCTCGACCGAGGCCTGCACCAGCTGCTCGTCCTCGATCACGTCGAGCGAGGCCAGCGCCGCCGCGCAGGCGAACGGATGGCCGCCGCAGCTGTCGTGGTCGTCGGGCGGCGCGGGCAGGCGCGCCAGCGTCTCCTGGCGGTACATCACGCAGGCGATCGACGCGTAGCCGCCCGTCAGCCCCTTCGACAGGATCAGGATGTCGGGCTCGATGCCGCCGTATTCCACGGCGAACATCTTGCCGCAGCGGCCGAAGGCGGTCTGGATCTCGTCGGCGACGAGCAGCGTGCCGGTGCGGTCGCACAGCGCGCGGATGTCCTCCAGGTAGCCGAGCGGCGGCATGCGCAGATGGGCGCCGCCGAGGATCGGTTCGAGGTAGACGGCGCAGGCGCCGTCGCCGACCGCCTCGCGCATCGCCGCCATGTCACCGTAGGGCACGATGCTGACGTCGTCGCCGAACCGGCCGAAGCTGGCCTCGTGCTGGCGCTGGCCGAGGATGCTCATGGCCGCCAGCGTCTTGCCGTGATACGCCCCGGCGGTGATCACGATGCGCCGGCGCGGCGCGTTGGCGGCGAGTGCGTAGCGGATCGAATGCTCCACGGCCTCGGCGCCCGACACCATGTAGCGCACCTCGCCCCAGTCGCCGGGCGCGAGCGCCTTCAGGCGCGCCGTCAGCTC
This window encodes:
- a CDS encoding amidase; amino-acid sequence: MIPIDTLPLRELVGLQRRGRLSSRALAEHYLARIAERNPRLNAIIEPAAPRQVLAEADAADAALRRGRLHGPLHGVPLTLKDACHVRGFHPSRGVRELHGKASDANATVVQRLFDAGAVALGLSNVPEMCMAFETDNLLHGRTLNPHHPDRSAGGSSGGEAAAIAAGMSPGGLASDACGSVRVPAHFNGVYGLKPTQWRVPLTGQFPQDRSGLFHLCSSFAVMGRGVDDVALLGELISGPDGHDPDTVPAPFGDYRRQPLAPLRVGVWHESAGPARPSAAVRERLQHAAALLDGAVASVVERAPPMVDEACEVLWKVLILGGDGGRGWRQLFGRIGKQAFSPPIAALLEWSAGLEMSVDELRAALVMRDTVRYQLAAWFREIDVLICPVYPDVAFGHGESLREPATYRYVFPFSLSGSPAVVIPAGRCPESGLPIGLQLVGRHWDEHQLLAVAAHLERRLPAWEPA
- a CDS encoding aspartate aminotransferase family protein, producing MNTATLDRRQLLDTCEKHWGASAAKLYRIAGSQIEAQASGCEVHDHTGRSYLDFACSYGVFIVGHRHPRVQQRIDAQLARLAWLPRGTVDPLQQELTARLKALAPGDWGEVRYMVSGAEAVEHSIRYALAANAPRRRIVITAGAYHGKTLAAMSILGQRQHEASFGRFGDDVSIVPYGDMAAMREAVGDGACAVYLEPILGGAHLRMPPLGYLEDIRALCDRTGTLLVADEIQTAFGRCGKMFAVEYGGIEPDILILSKGLTGGYASIACVMYRQETLARLPAPPDDHDSCGGHPFACAAALASLDVIEDEQLVQASVERGLQLRQGLMALARRFPRIIEDVPGIGLMTGLRLKGAVYESLLSMELGKRNVHAGHSMNERAERPVLRYYPPLTVSAATIDEVLARSREALEAVAALPAWKIAVMRRVTRSMYHLPNALLRKL